A window of the Aspergillus flavus chromosome 6, complete sequence genome harbors these coding sequences:
- a CDS encoding fungal-specific transcription factor domain-containing protein produces the protein MSGPDHPPKTRTRNGCANCRQSRVKCDGKEPSCTRCWQKGWHCTREKLTLKWKSDYHSRGLAFGREGVWGKGTQSKKNSRAISTGEQNWHFNSTVYPWSFVNQDISTLRWLYDEERAPGQSSSMELSMFGLKRDRLGVPEQAPLWYSPPVFPYPQGQKYAIMVEYFIDQVCPRTTSSLKIASPFTSVILPFCLNGSVNGLVALQALAACYWSQSNPAHTNTAVRLKSQVLGELRRRIAADPSYTISPDPEVLVLMMMLSLYDIVDQCDKGWIVHLQGAKDIIRLRRRNLTNETQCPVTAFAELFFAFQDVMGRTACAKADLFGPSFWDQTDRSVNPWMGCSPELVSILFSILDLSRIRPKMDTDLAQEVDFSMRASALNRRLGSLVQVLADPEDRALQAVADLKRLACTVYLHCALYNAEPSTPIVRSLVRRIIEKLSTLLQENLIINATWPIFVAAVELDPADGEDWQDPVTGELVCGRALVLRALATMAQSTVTSVTRVRSIIETVWQSRDCDLAAGSSRRQSSQHNDWEWYVVPLSDALSLV, from the coding sequence ATGTCTGGACCAGATCATCCGCCAAAGACGCGAACCCGCAATGGGTGCGCCAACTGTCGACAGAGTCGGGTCAAGTGTGACGGAAAGGAACCCTCCTGCACGCGATGCTGGCAGAAAGGCTGGCATTGCACCAGGGAAAAGTTGACTCTCAAATGGAAGTCCGACTACCATAGCCGTGGGTTAGCATTCGGCCGGGAAGGAGTCTGGGGCAAAGGAACGCAGTCGAAGAAAAATTCTCGTGCGATCTCAACCGGGGAACAGAATTGGCATTTCAATAGCACGGTGTATCCGTGGAGCTTTGTCAATCAGGACATCTCGACACTCAGATGGCTTTACGACGAGGAAAGAGCCCCCGGTCAGTCATCATCCATGGAGCTCAGCATGTTCGGTCTTAAACGCGACAGGCTCGGAGTGCCAGAGCAGGCCCCTTTGTGGTACTCGCCGCCAGTATTTCCCTATCCACAAGGGCAAAAATACGCAATCATGGTGGAATATTTCATCGATCAAGTCTGTCCTCGAACAACCTCTAGTCTAAAGATCGCTTCACCTTTCACGTCCGTGATTCTACCCTTTTGCTTGAACGGCTCTGTGAACGGACTCGTAGCGCTCCAAGCATTGGCCGCATGCTACTGGTCCCAATCGAACCCGGCACATACGAACACCGCAGTGCGGTTAAAGTCCCAAGTTCTGGGAGAATTGCGCCGCCGGATTGCGGCGGACCCTTCCTATACCATCTCTCCGGATCCTGAAGTTCtggtcttgatgatgatgctgagtCTATACGACATAGTCGACCAGTGCGACAAAGGATGGATCGTCCACCTCCAAGGTGCGAAGGATATTATCCGGCTTCGGAGGAGAAACTTGACCAACGAGACGCAATGTCCAGTGACGGCCTTTGCAGAACTATTCTTCGCTTTTCAGGATGTCATGGGTCGCACCGCCTGTGCCAAGGCGGATTTGTTTGGCCCTTCTTTCTGGGATCAAACTGACCGTTCCGTCAATCCGTGGATGGGATGTAGCCCCGAGCTAGTCTCTATCCTCTTTTCCATCCTGGATCTCAGTCGAATCCGCCCCAAGATGGACACCGACTTGGCTCAAGAGGTGGACTTTAGCATGAGAGCTTCTGCCTTGAATCGAAGATTGGGTAGCCTTGTGCAAGTCTTGGCTGATCCAGAAGACCGCGCTCTCCAGGCGGTTGCCGATCTCAAGCGGCTGGCATGCACCGTCTATCTGCACTGCGCTTTATACAACGCAGAGCCATCTACCCCAATCGTTCGCAGTCTCGTCCGCCGAATCATAGAGAAATTGTCCACCTTGCTCCAAGAGaatctcatcatcaatgCAACATGGCCCATTTTCGTAGCTGCCGTTGAGCTGGATCCTGCGGATGGAGAGGATTGGCAGGATCCGGTCACTGGGGAGCTGGTCTGCGGACGAGCTTTGGTCCTGAGAGCGTTGGCTACGATGGCCCAATCCACGGTCACCAGTGTGACGCGCGTCCGCTCCATCATTGAAACGGTTTGGCAGTCGCGAGACTGTGATCTAGCCGCCGGGTCGTCCCGACGGCAATCCTCCCAACACAATGACTGGGAATGGTATGTGGTGCCGCTGAGCGATGCATTGAGCCTGGTATAG
- a CDS encoding putative metal-dependent hydrolase (2-amino-3-carboxymuconate-6-semialdehyde decarboxylase, putative) has translation MPPFITLEEHYASPKVREASSEAREHYAYFPPAIMSKLESLGEERIQDLDKGNVSLQVISHGPGNLSPPLCSEVNNDLASAIARNATRLAGFAMLPMSEPAAAVAELERCVTELGFVGALVDNHLDGQFYDDERFWPIFEKAQQLDVPIYIHPTFASDSMMEHYKGNYSDSVALALSAFGWAWHAETGHHILRLFASGLFDRFPRLKIVIGHMGELLPFQLDRVFAISDRWGRERSFREVWRNNIWITTSGMFSLTPLACLLQTTSIDHVLYSVDYPFSPNEKGWQFFEEIEKSGLITGRDLELFAYQNAEALLRVRAVNV, from the coding sequence ATGCCTCCTTTCATTACCCTCGAAGAGCACTACGCCTCGCCGAAAGTCCGCGAAGCGAGCTCAGAGGCCCGTGAACATTACGCATACTTCCCGCCTGCTATAATGTCCAAGTTAGAGTCACTCGGGGAGGAACGTATCCAAGATCTCGATAAAGGGAATGTCTCTCTCCAAGTCATTTCCCACGGTCCGGGCAATTTATCGCCACCTCTCTGCTCCGAAGTAAACAATGACCTGGCATCCGCCATTGCCAGAAATGCCACTCGACTAGCGGGATTCGCCATGCTCCCGATGAGCGAGCCAGCTGCTGCCGTGGCCGAACTCGAGCGCTGTGTGACAGAACTGGGCTTCGTTGGAGCCTTGGTGGATAATCACCTGGACGGGCAATTTTACGACGATGAACGTTTCTGGCCCATTTTCGAGAAAGCGCAACAGTTAGACGTTCCGATCTATATCCACCCTACGTTTGCATCCGACTCCATGATGGAACATTATAAAGGAAACTACAGTGACTCTGTGGCGCTGGCGTTGAGCGCCTTCGGCTGGGCCTGGCACGCCGAGACCGGACATCATATCCTCAGGTTATTCGCCAGCGGGCTCTTCGATCGCTTCCCAAGACTGAAGATCGTGATCGGACACATGGGTGAGTTGCTCCCCTTCCAATTGGACCGCGTCTTTGCTATCTCAGACCGATGGGGCAGAGAGAGAAGTTTTCGGGAGGTCTGGAGGAATAATATCTGGATCACGACTAGTGGCATGTTTTCGTTGACGCCGCTTGCTTGTCTTCTGCAAACGACTTCGATCGATCATGTGTTGTATAGCGTTGATTATCCTTTTTCACCGAATGAGAAAGGATGGCAGTTCTttgaggagattgagaagaGTGGCTTGATCACCGGGAGAGATCTGGAGCTATTTGCCTATCAAAATGCAGAGGCATTACTCCGTGTCAGGGCGGTAAACGTGTGA
- a CDS encoding putative benzoate 4-monooxygenase cytochrome P450 (cytochrome protein): MLSITELIMDLGLAIVILGVSHLLWNYLSSPLKAFPGPLWASFTNLWRLQDVFKGRCDITHNQLHRKYGTAVRMGPKVLSLSDPSVIPHVFNSKNPWMKSDMYNVNDVIVSGVRLKNLFSHQDEKWHSTYIRPVKGLYSMTKVQDMEPGVDVTIKLFMDKLRERFVEKGQLCDMADYLNFFAWDVMSQITFSQNLGILEAGSDYQGFLGRSNKSLDYFASISQMPILDLLLDKNPIVRLGPPTFVWANIFSLEQLQKRLSGGTPPSGHTDFLDKFLETKKKYPDLVNDNTVVTYLLSNTLAGSDTTGSAMCSAVYHILKHPRVHRKLREELYAAKVPLPAKWKDLQGLTYLDAVMRESMRVNPGVGLMIERIVPEGGFTLPDGRFIPAGTIVGMNPWVINKNEAIFGANTEEFIPERWLPSPGESDQAYQARFTKMKSTDFTFGAGPRMCMGRYLSQLESYKLIATLFSTFEMELPSLDHTWHVTNSWFVRHESIPVKMRERTDLAVSV; this comes from the exons ATGTTATCTATCACCGAGCTGATAATGGACCTGGGGTTGGCAATCGTCATCCTGGGGGTCTCTCACCTTCTTTGGAACTACCTTTCCTCCCCTTTGAAGGCCTTTCCAGGGCCACTCTGGGCTAGCTTCACCAATCTGTGGCGTCTTCAAGATGTATTCAAGGGGCGATGTGATATAACACACAATCAGCTGCACCGCAAGTATGGAACCGCGGTGCGGATGGGTCCCAAAGTTCTCAGTCTCTCAGATCCAAGCGTCATCCCTCATGTCTTCAATTCGAAGAACCCATGGATGAAG AGTGATATGTACAATGTGAACGACGTGATTGTCTCCGGAGTGCGCCTCAAGAACCTCTTCTCGCATCAAGATGAAAAATGGCACTCGACCTACATTCGACCGGTGAAGGGGCTCTATTCCATGACCAAGGTTCAGGACATGGAGCCTGGCGTGGATGTAACCATAAAGCTGTTCATGGATAAACTGCGGGAGCGATTTGTCGAAAAGGGCCAGCTTTGCGACATGGCGGACTACCTTAATTTTT TTGCATGGGATGTTATGAGTCAAATCACTTTCTCTCAGAACCTGGGCATCCTAGAAGCCGGGTCGGACTACCAAGGCTTCCTGGGCCGATCGAACAAGAGTCTCGACTACTTTGCCTCG ATCTCCCAAATGCCGATCTTAGATTTGCTTCTGGACAAGAACCCCATCGTTCGTCTGGGTCCGCCCACCTTTGTGTGGGCCAATATCTTCAGTCTTGAGCAGCTGCAAAAACGCCTGAGTGGTGGGACTCCACCGAGTGGCCACACAGACTTCCTCGATAAGTTCCTggagaccaagaagaagtATCCAGACCTTGTCAACGATAACACCGTCGTCACCTATCTTCTGTCCAACACCTTGGCCGGTAGCGATACCACCGGCAGCGCGATGTGCTCCGCGGTGTATCACATCCTGAAGCATCCCCGTGTCCATCGAAAGTTACGTGAGGAACTGTATGCGGCAAAGGTCCCCCTTCCAGCCAAGTGGAAAGACCTGCAGGGCCTCACATATCTTGACGCCGTCATGCGGGAGTCCATGCGAGTTAACCCTGGTGTTGGCCTCATGATCGAGCGAATTGTTCCCGAAGGAGGCTTTACTCTTCCCGACGGACGTTTCATCCCCGCGGGGACTATCGTTGGCATGAACCCCTGGGTGATCAACAAGAACGAAGCCATATTCGGGGCCAACACTGAGGAATTTATTCCAGAGCGTTGGCTCCCAAGCCCGGGTGAAAGCGACCAAGCCTACCAAGCACGATTTACTAAAATGAAGAGTACTGACTTTACGTTCGGGGCTGGCCCCCGGATGTGTATGGGACGCTATCTTTCCCAACTCGAGAGCTACAAGCTCATTGCGACTCTGTTCAGCACCTTTGAG ATGGAGCTTCCGAGTCTCGATCACACGTGGCATGTCACCAACTCATGGTTTGTGAGACACGAGAGTATTCCTGTCAAGATGAGGGAGCGCACAGACCTGGCTGTCAGTGTTTAA